A genomic segment from Streptomyces antibioticus encodes:
- a CDS encoding DUF6875 domain-containing protein — MTSSTAAAVDLASALDTVETWLTEYISASHPEIGRTGPICPFVSPSRKNRTMEIRLRLVGPAPSRELVEEIARSSLREYELTTWQGRNPMLQAMAVVLPDLRGEDTALLDQAQARVKDDFVERGLMIGQFHENCEVTAARNPRFAVSRAPVPVLAIRAIALHDVFFLSDRPHWFAKYREKFGKFYGPGSTLMDPLLAERYQEAEQAFGGRS; from the coding sequence ATGACGTCGTCCACCGCGGCCGCCGTCGACCTCGCCTCCGCGCTGGACACGGTCGAGACCTGGCTGACCGAGTACATCTCCGCATCCCATCCGGAGATCGGCCGCACGGGGCCGATCTGCCCGTTCGTGTCGCCCTCCCGCAAGAACCGGACCATGGAGATCCGTCTGCGGCTCGTCGGGCCGGCGCCGAGCCGCGAGCTGGTGGAGGAGATCGCCCGCAGCAGCCTGCGGGAGTACGAGCTGACGACCTGGCAGGGCAGGAACCCCATGCTCCAGGCCATGGCGGTCGTCCTCCCCGATCTCCGCGGCGAGGACACGGCACTGCTCGACCAGGCCCAGGCCCGGGTGAAGGACGACTTCGTGGAACGGGGCCTCATGATCGGCCAGTTCCACGAGAACTGCGAGGTGACGGCCGCACGCAACCCCCGCTTCGCGGTGAGCCGGGCACCCGTGCCCGTCCTCGCCATCCGCGCCATCGCCCTGCACGACGTCTTCTTCCTGTCCGACCGCCCGCACTGGTTCGCCAAGTACCGTGAGAAATTCGGCAAGTTCTACGGACCGGGCTCCACGCTGATGGACCCGCTCCTCGCGGAGCGCTACCAGGAGGCAGAGCAGGCGTTCGGTGGGCGTTCGTAG